ACGGCTGATGGCGTCAGAGCCGATATCCAGACCATAGATTTCGTAGTTATCGTCTTTGAGCAGACGTTCCGTCAGGTGGTTACCGATAAAACCGTTCACGCCGAGGATCAGCACGCGGGTACGGCGTTTGATGGCAACAACCGGTGCGCTGGTGATCAGCGCCCCGGCCACCAGACCCAGAGACTGCGCCAGCTGCATGCCCTGAACGTACAGGCCGTTGTCGGTTTGTCCGGTGACGATCTCCAGCGCCTGCTCGCCGCAGCTCACAATCAGCGGGGAGACGGAGACGACGGTGCCCGGTTTGGCAGCAGGGATGTCGTCACGCACGCGGGATTTCCAGACGATAAATTTGCTTACGCCAGCAAAGCTGTACGCGCCCGGCCACGGGTCGGTTACGGCGCGCACCAGGTTGTGCAGCTGGCGGGCAGGCTTGTTCCAGTCCAGACGACCATCTTCCGGCGAGCGGCGGCCAAAGCTGCTTGCCTTGCTCTCATCCTGCTCGGTCTCGCTGAAGGTGCCGTTGAGGATGCCTGGAAGGGCATCACGCAGCAGCGTCTGCGCCGTTGCATTCAGCTTTTGATGCAGCTGCAGCGCCGTTTCGTCCGCATCAATAGCGACCTTCTGCTGTGCCACGATAGCGCCCGCATCAGCACGGCGCACCATGCGGTGCAGCGTCACGCCCGTTTCCGTTTCACCGTTCACCAGCACCCAGTTCAGCGGAGCGCGGCCGCGGTAGGCGGGCAGCAGAGAACCGTGAAGATTAAAGGCGCCTTTTGCGGCCAGACCTAAGATCTCGTCAGAGAGCAGGTTGCGATAGTAGAACGAGAAGATTACGTCAGGCGCGAGCGCGCGGATGCGATCCACCCACAGCGGGTGGTTGACGTCGTCCGGTGCATAAACCGGGATCCCACGCTCGGCGGCGATACGCGCCACGGAGCCAAAAAAGTTATTCTCTCCGGTCGTGTCCGGATGGGTAAATATTGCCGCAATGTCATAGCCCGCTTCCAGCAGGGCCAGCGTGCCCGTGCACCCCATATCGTGATAGGCAAATACAACAGCTTTCATGGGTGAATTTCCTCTTGAGATGCTTTGTGTTCCTGACGGACAACACGTTGAATAAAGTAGCGCGGACGCGCGCGAACATCGTTATAAATACGGCCAATGTATTCACCGAGAAGGCCCATCCCGACAAACTGGGCGCCGATGAACATAAACAGCACGGCAAAGAGCATGAAGACCCCTTCCGCCGCCCACTGCGGGCCAAAGACCAGGCGCAGTACCACCAGCAGAACGGACAACG
This region of Enterobacter asburiae genomic DNA includes:
- the arnA gene encoding bifunctional UDP-4-amino-4-deoxy-L-arabinose formyltransferase/UDP-glucuronic acid oxidase ArnA → MKAVVFAYHDMGCTGTLALLEAGYDIAAIFTHPDTTGENNFFGSVARIAAERGIPVYAPDDVNHPLWVDRIRALAPDVIFSFYYRNLLSDEILGLAAKGAFNLHGSLLPAYRGRAPLNWVLVNGETETGVTLHRMVRRADAGAIVAQQKVAIDADETALQLHQKLNATAQTLLRDALPGILNGTFSETEQDESKASSFGRRSPEDGRLDWNKPARQLHNLVRAVTDPWPGAYSFAGVSKFIVWKSRVRDDIPAAKPGTVVSVSPLIVSCGEQALEIVTGQTDNGLYVQGMQLAQSLGLVAGALITSAPVVAIKRRTRVLILGVNGFIGNHLTERLLKDDNYEIYGLDIGSDAISRFLDNPRFHFVEGDISIHSEWIEYHIKKCDVVLPLVAIATPIEYTRNPLRVFELDFEENLKIIRDCVKYDKRIIFPSTSEVYGMCTDKNFDEDTSNLVVGPINKQRWIYSVSKQLLDRVIWAYGEKEGLRFTLFRPFNWMGPRLDNLNAARIGSSRAITQLILNLVEGSPIKLIEGGKQKRCFTDISDGIEALFRIIENKDNRCNGEIINIGNPENEASIRELAEMLLASFERHPLRDKFPPFAGFREVESSSYYGKGYQDVEHRKPSIRNAKRCLNWTPTVKMEQTIDETLDFFLRTVELSEQAS